GCCCGGCGCCGCCACTTCCCGGCGATCAACTGGAACGGCTCCTACAGCCTGTTCACGCCGATCCTGGATTCCTGGTACCGCGAGAACGTGGGCCGCGACTTCCCCGAATTGCGCCAGCGCATCGGCAACCTGCTTCAGCAGGAGGCGGCGCTTCAGGAGGTCGTGCAGCTTGTCGGCCCCGACGCACTGCAAGACCAGGAGCGGTTGATCATCGAGGCGGGCCGGATGCTGCGGCAGGACTTCCTGCAGCAAAACGGCTTCGACCCGGTGGACGCCTCGGCCTCCATGCCCAAGAACTACGGCCTGATGAAGATGATGCTGAAGTTCTACGACGAGGCCGAAGCCGCGCTGCGTCAGGGCGCGACCATCGACGAGATCATCCAGAACCCCGTGATCGAGAAGCTGTCGCGCGCCCGTTACGTGGCCGAGGGCGAGTTTATGGCCTACGGCGAGGGCGTGATGGACGAACTCGACACGACCTTCAAGGGAGTCAAAGCGTGACCCTGCTCAAGAAGGAATACAACGACGTCGCCTATATCTCCGGACCGCTGCTGTTCGTGAATGCGGCCAGCGACCTGGCGTACAACGCCATCGTGGAGATCAAGGACGGCACCGGCCGCATCCGTGGCGGTCAGGTCATCTCGGTCTCCGACGAGAACGCCGTGATTCAGGTGTTCGAGGAGACGCGCGGCCTCGACCTCGCCACCGCCTCGGTCAGCCTGGTCGAGGACGTGGCCCGGCTGGGCGTCTCCAAGGAGATGGTCGGCCGCCGCTTCGACGGCCTGGGCCGCCCCATCGACGGGCTGCCCGCCGTGGTCGCCGAGCGCCGCCTCTCCATCAACGGCCAGGCGATGAACCCCGCCGCCCGCGCCAAGCCCGAGGAGTTCATCCAGACCGGGATCAGCACCATCGACGTGAACACGTCGCTGATTCGCGGGCAGAAGCTCCCCATCTTCAGTGGATCGGGGCTGCCGCACAACGAACTCGCCGCGCAGATCGCCCGTCAAGCGAAGGTGCCCGGCCACGAGGGCGACTTCGCGGTGGTCTTCGCCGCGATGGGCCTGACCCAGCGCGAGGTCTCCTTTTTCACCCAGGAGTTCGAGCGCACGGGCGCGCTGGCTAGAAGTGTGCTGTTCCTCAACCGCGCCGACGACCCCGCCGTCGAGCGGCTGCTCACCCCGCGCATGGCGCTGACGACCGCCGAGTACCTGGCGTTCGAGCACGGCTACCACGTGCTGGTGATCCTGACCGACCTGACGAACTACTGCGAGGCGCTGCGTGAGATCGGCGGCGCCCGTGAGGAGATTCCAGGTCGGCGCGGGTACCCCGGTTATATGTACACCGACCTGGCGAACCTCTACGAGCGCGCCGGCGTGGTGGACGGCCGCCCCGGCTCGGTCACCCAGCTCCCGATCCTCTCGATGCCCGACGACGACATCACCCACCCCATCCCCGACCTGACCGGCTACATCACCGAGGGCCAGATCGTGGTGGACCGTGGCCTGAACGCCAAGGGCGTGTTTCCGCCGATCAACCCGCTGCCCTCTCTGTCGCGCCTTCAGGGCAACGGCATCGGCAAGGGCAAGACCCGCGCGGACCACAAGAACGTCTCCGACCAGCTGTTCGCCGCCTACGCCAACGGCCTCGACCTGCGCAAGCTCGTCGCGATCACCGGCGAGGACGCGCTGACCGAGAACGACAAGCTGTTCCTCCGCTTCGCAGACGACTTCGAGAACTACTTCATCGGCCAGGGCGACCAGGACCGCAGCATCGAGGACTCGCTCACGGTCGCCTGGGGCATTCTCTCCAAGCTGCCCCAGAGCCAGCTCACCCGCCTTTCGCGCGACTCCATCGACAAGTTCTACGGAACCAAGATCGACGAGATGTGGCGGGGCAACCGGATCTAAGGCTGTAGCATGTGGCTTGTAGCTTGTCGGGGGGAGCCGGACCTCTCGCCACAGGCTGCGGGCCACGCACCACAAGCCCCACCGACGAAGGAGGTGGACTATGGCAGGACAGATCAGCCCGACCCGCAGCGCCCTGCTCGCCAGCAAGGCCAGCCTCAAGACCGCGTCGAGCGGCGCGGACCTGCTCAAGCGCAAGCGCGACGCGTTGATCGGCGAGTTCTTCGCCCTGGTCAAAGACGCCCTCGCGGCGCGCGAGCAGCTGGGCGGCATCAGCAAGGGCGCCTACACCAGCCTGTTCGGCGCCAAGGCCTGGGACAGCCCCGAGGCGGTCGAGAGCCTTAGCCTGGCCGGCACGGGCGACTACGCGATCGACATGCAGATCGAGAGCATCTACGGCGTCAAGGTGCCCAAGATCAACCTTCCCGAGCGCGCGCGCGCAGCCAACTTCAGCCCGATCAACGTCGGGGCGCGCACCATCCAGGCCGCCACCGAGTTCGGCGGCGTGATGGACGCCATCGTGCGGGTCGCCGCGACCGAGACGAAGCTGCGCCGGATCGGCGAGGAGATCAAGAAGACCTCGCGCCGGGTGAACGCGCTGGAGCAGGTGTTGATTCCCAGCATTCAGGACGACATCCGCTTCATTCGCGGGGTGCTTGACCAGCGCGAGCGCGAGAGCAGCTTCGTGCTGAAGAAGATCAAGGCCAAGCTCGAAGCCGAGGCCGCCCAGGACGAGCCGAACGTGCAGGCCGGAACCCACGGCAGCGCCGCTGACTGAGCCTTTCCAGCAAGGGCAAAAGCCGTCTCCTCCGGGAGGCGGTTTTTTATTCCAGCCGCTGGGCGGCAGCGCTGAGGTTGGCCCGCGCCTGCGCCTCCAGTCCCGCGAACTCCGGGGTCCAGTAGAGGCGTTCGCGGCTCAGAAAGGTCCGCAGCACCTGTGCCCGTCCGGCGCGGTAGGCCGCCTCCGGCACGAAGGCGTATTCCCGGCGGATCGCCGCGTCGTAGGCCGCGAACACCTGTGGGTCGCTGCCCAGGATGCCCAGGTCGGCGTCGGCCAGCAGCGCCTCCACGCGCGTCGAAGGCGGGTAGGTATGTTGGGTGACGAGGATCAGCGCCCGGACCCCCCGGAGCAGGCCCGGGTCGGCGTCCTCTGCCCTCAGCCACTTCCCGAACACGTCCGCACTCCGCGCCTCGTTGTTCCCGGCCTGGGGGTCGGAGATCAGGTCGTGGCCCCAGGCAGCCAGCCTCAGCGCCGGGGTAAGCACACCGCGCGAGGCGGGAGCACCGAGCATCTGCTGCACGTGCGCCGCGTCGTGGTAGGCCCGGTCCGGCGCAGCATAAAAGGGGCGCGCGAACGCCTCGGCCCGCGCGACCAGAGGCTGTCCAACGGGGCCGGTCACGCCCGCTTCAGCCTTCCAGCTCGGGTTTGGCGTCCCGCTCCATCAGGCTGGAGATGCCCTCGGCCGGGGTCCACTCGCCACTCGCCACCTGGGCCACCGCCCGCACGATGGGCAGGTCGTGGCCGTGGGCAGTGGCCCAGGCTTCCAGCAGGCCCGCCGTCCGCAGACCCTCGACGACCTTGCCGCCCTGCCCGGGGTCCTGCCCACGGGCAATGGCTTCCCCGGCGGCGCGGTTGCGGCTGTGGCGGCTGGTGGCGGTGGCGATCAGGTCGCCCAGCCCGCTCAGCCCGTAGACGGTGTCCTCGTGGGCGCCCTGCGAGACGAGGTAGCGGCGCATCTCCAGCAGGCCGCGCGTGAGCAGGGCGGCCTTGGCGTTGTCGCCCAGGCCCAGGCCGTCACCCATTCCCGCCGCCAGCGCGATCACGTTTTTCAGCACGCCGCCCAGTTCCACGCCGACCTCGTCGCGGCTGGTATAGACGCGCAGGGCGGGGGAGAGCAGCGCCGACTGCACCGCCTCCGCCAGCCCGGGGTCGGTGCTCGCCACCACCGACGCGGCGGGCAGGCCGCGCCCGATCTCCTCGGCGTGGTTGGGGCCGCTGAGGACCGCCACCCGCCCGAAGCCCAGTCCCCGCGCCAGATCGCTGAGGCGCCCACCGTCCGGGGCCAGCCCCTTGGCGCACAGCACCACGCCCAGGCCGCGCGGCAGCCCCGCGAGCAGTTCCGGCACCCCGACGCTGGGCACCACAACCAGGGCGAAGTCGGCGCCCTCGACTGCCCCCCCCAGTTCGGAGGTGACGACCACCCCCGGCGGCAGCGGGACGCCCGGCAGGTACTCACGGTTCTCGCGCACCTCCGAGAGCCGCGCGGCAAAGTCGGGACGGCGTGCCCAGAGGGTCGCGGGGCGCCCCGCCCGGGTGACCGCCACCGCCAGGGCGCTGCCCCAGCCGCCCGCCCCCAGCACCGGAACGCCCTGCCCCGGAACGCTCAGGCCCATGCGAACACCCACACGCGCGGCGTTTCGGGCGTGGGCGGCGCGTAGTCGGGGTATTCCACGATCTCCCAGCGCGCGAAGCCCGCCGCCTGCAACAGCGGCTCAAGGTCGGCGGGGTCGTAGCCGCGCTCACGGTGGGTCTCGACGAATTCCTGGGTGCCGCCCGCGCCGTCGTGGAGGCGGCAAAAGGCCTGCACCACGCCGAGGTTCTCCTCGGGGTCGTGGTGGTGCGACCAGTGGTAATGGACCTCGCGGCCATCCGGGGTGGTCGCCAGCCCCTCGACCGCGCCGCCCTCCCACAGCTCGCGCACGGCCAGCCGGGTGTTCAGGTCGCAGGCGAGCAGCCCGCCGGGGCGCAGGTGCGCGCGGGCGCGGGCCAGTGCGGCGCCCAGGTCGGCGGGCGTCAGCAGGTTGTTGAAGCTGTCGAACACGCAGGTCACTAGGTCAAAGGTCTCTCCCAGGTCGAAGGTCCGCAGGTCGCCCACGTCCAACCGGAGGTCTTCCGGCAACCGGGTGCGCGCCACAGCCAGCATCTCGGGACTGCCGTCCAGACCGCGCACCCGCCAGCCTGCCTGGTGCAGCTCGCGGGTAAAACCCCCGGTACCGCAGGCGAGGTCGAGCGCCGAGCCGGTCTCCAGCCCCCCGTCGCGGGCGTACGTCAGCACGAAATCCGCCCAGTGGTCGTACTCCACATCCGCCATGATCGCGTCGTAGACGGCGGCGAGCGCCGTGAAGGGCAGATGGTGCATGGGCGCCACTATACCCCTGCCCCCTTCCCGGCTGTGCCCCCTGCACCCCCTCCTTCCCGTGAAGCGGGCGTCAGGTCCCAGCAGCTTTTCCGACTCTAGGTGAGAGGGCGGTGAGACCCCTGGGAAGGCT
Above is a genomic segment from Deinococcus budaensis containing:
- a CDS encoding V-type ATP synthase subunit B — protein: MTLLKKEYNDVAYISGPLLFVNAASDLAYNAIVEIKDGTGRIRGGQVISVSDENAVIQVFEETRGLDLATASVSLVEDVARLGVSKEMVGRRFDGLGRPIDGLPAVVAERRLSINGQAMNPAARAKPEEFIQTGISTIDVNTSLIRGQKLPIFSGSGLPHNELAAQIARQAKVPGHEGDFAVVFAAMGLTQREVSFFTQEFERTGALARSVLFLNRADDPAVERLLTPRMALTTAEYLAFEHGYHVLVILTDLTNYCEALREIGGAREEIPGRRGYPGYMYTDLANLYERAGVVDGRPGSVTQLPILSMPDDDITHPIPDLTGYITEGQIVVDRGLNAKGVFPPINPLPSLSRLQGNGIGKGKTRADHKNVSDQLFAAYANGLDLRKLVAITGEDALTENDKLFLRFADDFENYFIGQGDQDRSIEDSLTVAWGILSKLPQSQLTRLSRDSIDKFYGTKIDEMWRGNRI
- a CDS encoding V-type ATP synthase subunit D → MAGQISPTRSALLASKASLKTASSGADLLKRKRDALIGEFFALVKDALAAREQLGGISKGAYTSLFGAKAWDSPEAVESLSLAGTGDYAIDMQIESIYGVKVPKINLPERARAANFSPINVGARTIQAATEFGGVMDAIVRVAATETKLRRIGEEIKKTSRRVNALEQVLIPSIQDDIRFIRGVLDQRERESSFVLKKIKAKLEAEAAQDEPNVQAGTHGSAAD
- a CDS encoding phosphohydrolase; protein product: MTGPVGQPLVARAEAFARPFYAAPDRAYHDAAHVQQMLGAPASRGVLTPALRLAAWGHDLISDPQAGNNEARSADVFGKWLRAEDADPGLLRGVRALILVTQHTYPPSTRVEALLADADLGILGSDPQVFAAYDAAIRREYAFVPEAAYRAGRAQVLRTFLSRERLYWTPEFAGLEAQARANLSAAAQRLE
- a CDS encoding NAD(P)H-dependent glycerol-3-phosphate dehydrogenase — encoded protein: MGLSVPGQGVPVLGAGGWGSALAVAVTRAGRPATLWARRPDFAARLSEVRENREYLPGVPLPPGVVVTSELGGAVEGADFALVVVPSVGVPELLAGLPRGLGVVLCAKGLAPDGGRLSDLARGLGFGRVAVLSGPNHAEEIGRGLPAASVVASTDPGLAEAVQSALLSPALRVYTSRDEVGVELGGVLKNVIALAAGMGDGLGLGDNAKAALLTRGLLEMRRYLVSQGAHEDTVYGLSGLGDLIATATSRHSRNRAAGEAIARGQDPGQGGKVVEGLRTAGLLEAWATAHGHDLPIVRAVAQVASGEWTPAEGISSLMERDAKPELEG
- a CDS encoding class I SAM-dependent DNA methyltransferase, which translates into the protein MHHLPFTALAAVYDAIMADVEYDHWADFVLTYARDGGLETGSALDLACGTGGFTRELHQAGWRVRGLDGSPEMLAVARTRLPEDLRLDVGDLRTFDLGETFDLVTCVFDSFNNLLTPADLGAALARARAHLRPGGLLACDLNTRLAVRELWEGGAVEGLATTPDGREVHYHWSHHHDPEENLGVVQAFCRLHDGAGGTQEFVETHRERGYDPADLEPLLQAAGFARWEIVEYPDYAPPTPETPRVWVFAWA